The following are encoded together in the Raineyella sp. LH-20 genome:
- a CDS encoding DUF4193 domain-containing protein: MATDYDAPRKNEEDVSEDSLEALKNRRNDQQSGNVDEDEVAAAESFELPGADLSHEELTVKVLPKQQDEFTCASCFLVRKRTQIAKIDGDLIYCTDCVRG, encoded by the coding sequence ATGGCCACTGATTACGACGCTCCTCGCAAGAACGAGGAGGATGTGAGCGAGGACTCGCTCGAAGCCCTCAAGAACCGTCGCAACGACCAGCAGTCGGGCAACGTGGACGAGGACGAGGTGGCGGCCGCGGAGTCGTTCGAACTCCCCGGCGCAGACCTCTCCCATGAGGAACTGACCGTCAAGGTGCTGCCCAAGCAGCAGGACGAGTTCACCTGTGCGAGCTGTTTCCTGGTCCGCAAGCGCACCCAGATCGCCAAGATCGACGGCGATCTGATCTACTGCACCGACTGCGTCCGCGGCTGA
- a CDS encoding DUF4235 domain-containing protein has product MAIADALVYKVYTAAAGAAATVVTHKLLTAGWRYVTGEEPPEPTDPEADATAAILWALASAAGLAVAQVAAQRIGTRYLLSRGARTKPHRIAVKI; this is encoded by the coding sequence ATGGCCATCGCCGACGCTCTCGTGTACAAGGTCTACACCGCGGCCGCAGGCGCCGCGGCGACGGTGGTGACGCACAAGCTGCTCACCGCCGGATGGCGCTATGTCACCGGCGAGGAGCCGCCGGAGCCGACCGACCCGGAGGCCGACGCCACCGCGGCGATCCTGTGGGCGCTGGCCAGCGCTGCCGGACTGGCCGTCGCCCAGGTGGCGGCGCAGCGGATCGGCACCCGCTACCTGCTGTCCCGGGGTGCCCGGACCAAGCCGCACCGGATCGCCGTCAAGATCTGA
- a CDS encoding DUF3093 domain-containing protein yields MAYRERLLLSWWWIVVIAGVILSVAVVYFVYQPPGIAGAITLALVALAVGAAAAGSARVAVEPDGLRAGRNLLEWPYVAEARALSADESRDRMGAGADHRAFLVVRPYIRRVVEVTLADPADPHPYWLVSSRHPEELADAIRRAAHR; encoded by the coding sequence GTGGCATATCGCGAACGACTCCTGCTGTCGTGGTGGTGGATCGTGGTGATCGCCGGGGTGATCCTGTCGGTGGCGGTGGTCTACTTCGTCTACCAGCCGCCGGGGATCGCCGGGGCCATCACGCTCGCGCTGGTGGCCCTCGCCGTCGGCGCCGCGGCCGCGGGCAGTGCCCGGGTGGCGGTCGAGCCGGACGGACTGCGGGCGGGCCGCAATCTGCTGGAGTGGCCGTACGTCGCGGAGGCGCGCGCCCTGAGCGCCGACGAGTCGCGGGACCGGATGGGGGCCGGTGCGGATCATCGCGCCTTCCTGGTGGTCCGGCCCTACATCCGTCGGGTGGTCGAGGTGACGCTGGCCGATCCGGCCGACCCGCACCCGTACTGGCTGGTGAGTTCGCGCCACCCCGAGGAACTCGCCGATGCGATCCGGCGGGCGGCGCACCGATGA
- the dut gene encoding dUTP diphosphatase, translating into MSPAEGQTAEERTVAVRIVRLDPDLPLPTYARALDAGADLHAAEDVELAPGERSLVGTGIALAIPPGTAAFVHPRSGLAAREGLSIVNSPGTVDAGYRGEVKVCLINTDRHRTIRIRRGDRIAQLVIQPVLRAAFTEVDELPTSERGTDGHGSTGTRSSARQENA; encoded by the coding sequence ATGAGCCCGGCGGAGGGGCAGACCGCGGAGGAGCGTACGGTCGCGGTCCGGATCGTCCGGCTGGACCCCGACCTCCCGTTGCCGACGTACGCCCGGGCACTCGATGCGGGCGCCGACCTGCACGCCGCCGAGGACGTGGAACTGGCCCCGGGGGAGCGCAGCCTGGTCGGCACCGGCATCGCCCTGGCGATCCCGCCGGGCACCGCCGCCTTCGTCCACCCGCGGTCCGGGCTGGCGGCCAGGGAGGGGCTCAGCATCGTCAACAGCCCGGGTACGGTGGATGCCGGATATCGTGGTGAGGTCAAGGTGTGCCTGATCAACACCGACCGGCATCGTACGATCCGGATCCGTCGCGGTGACCGCATCGCGCAGCTGGTGATCCAGCCGGTGCTGCGCGCCGCGTTCACCGAGGTCGACGAACTGCCGACCTCGGAACGGGGCACCGATGGACACGGTTCGACCGGCACCCGGTCGTCCGCACGACAGGAGAACGCATGA
- a CDS encoding DUF3710 domain-containing protein, whose protein sequence is MIFGRKRKARDHGADPEEERPDPTADTDGSSTADLAGPGAAGTDGSGTAATDEAATDWRGAAPDDPWVAVDARDWRQDGPFDIDEVDLEGDPVGRMDLGAMVITPIDGMEVRFQVEQSSARATAVLLLHGESAMELSVYAAPRSGGLWADVRQEVAQLARQQGGTAELAEGPFGVEVRRMMPVATPDGQQGLQPTRMLMIEGPRWALRAVVYGRAAIDYADEAVTAELREVLRDTVVRRGDLPMPPGSIMALTLPPELDEQIRSATQAETPAQPEAPTEDDRRTLPDPSGQSTAIQG, encoded by the coding sequence ATGATCTTCGGACGCAAGCGCAAGGCCCGCGACCACGGTGCGGACCCGGAGGAGGAGCGCCCGGACCCCACCGCCGACACCGACGGATCGAGCACCGCTGACCTCGCCGGGCCGGGCGCCGCGGGCACTGACGGATCCGGCACCGCCGCCACCGACGAGGCCGCCACCGATTGGCGTGGCGCCGCGCCGGATGATCCGTGGGTGGCGGTGGACGCCCGCGACTGGCGCCAGGACGGCCCCTTCGACATCGACGAGGTCGACCTGGAGGGCGATCCGGTGGGCCGGATGGACCTCGGGGCGATGGTCATCACGCCGATCGACGGCATGGAGGTGCGGTTCCAGGTCGAGCAGAGTTCGGCCCGTGCGACCGCGGTGCTGCTGTTGCACGGCGAGTCGGCGATGGAGCTGAGCGTCTACGCGGCACCACGCAGCGGGGGACTGTGGGCCGACGTCCGCCAGGAGGTCGCCCAGCTGGCCCGCCAGCAGGGCGGCACCGCCGAACTGGCCGAGGGGCCGTTCGGGGTCGAGGTCCGCCGGATGATGCCGGTGGCCACCCCGGACGGCCAGCAGGGCCTGCAGCCGACCCGGATGCTGATGATCGAGGGACCGCGCTGGGCGCTCCGGGCGGTCGTCTACGGCCGGGCCGCCATCGACTACGCCGACGAGGCGGTCACCGCCGAACTGCGCGAGGTGCTGCGCGACACCGTTGTCCGCCGCGGCGACCTGCCGATGCCCCCCGGCAGCATCATGGCGCTGACCCTGCCGCCGGAACTCGACGAACAGATCCGTTCGGCCACCCAGGCCGAGACCCCGGCCCAGCCGGAGGCGCCGACCGAGGACGATCGACGTACGCTGCCCGATCCGAGCGGCCAGTCGACCGCGATCCAGGGCTGA
- a CDS encoding class I SAM-dependent RNA methyltransferase has translation MAEDTVSTLGVGNAPEVGSIVGPVDVGPVAHGGHCVARLDGRVIFVRHTLPGESVRVMLTDTTHDRFWRGDAVEILRAAPGRVTPRCPVAGPGQCGGCDLQHADPATQRQLKAAVIREQLAHLAGIETDVEVEPLPGGAFGWRTRMAYVARDGRAMMRIHRSNDLVEVPAGGCPLAVSAQPDPQLLAAGLDGDDDHALRVVTAATGASTVLVDGIVTDGPRDLVERAAGRDWRVDADGFWQVHPYAADTLVDAVMEALAPVAGERGFDLYCGVGLFAGALSDAGVQMWGVEVDRRAIELAQTNVPTARFTAGRVDRLLRRMPRATDLVVLDPPRTGAGKDVIDAVADRNPRAIAYVACDPAALGRDLGRLRRQGYELASLRAFDLFPNTHHVECVATCVPA, from the coding sequence ATGGCGGAGGACACCGTCAGCACGCTCGGGGTCGGCAACGCCCCGGAGGTCGGCAGCATCGTCGGACCGGTCGACGTCGGCCCGGTCGCCCACGGCGGCCACTGTGTCGCCCGGCTCGACGGTCGGGTCATCTTCGTCCGCCACACCCTGCCCGGCGAATCGGTCCGGGTGATGCTGACCGACACCACGCACGACCGGTTCTGGCGCGGCGACGCCGTCGAGATCCTCCGGGCCGCCCCGGGGCGGGTGACGCCCCGCTGCCCGGTCGCCGGACCCGGACAGTGCGGCGGCTGCGACCTCCAGCATGCCGACCCGGCGACCCAGCGGCAGCTGAAGGCCGCGGTGATCCGCGAACAACTGGCCCACCTCGCCGGGATCGAGACCGACGTCGAGGTCGAGCCGCTGCCCGGCGGTGCTTTCGGCTGGCGCACCCGGATGGCGTACGTCGCTCGCGACGGCCGCGCGATGATGCGGATCCACCGCAGCAACGACCTGGTCGAGGTGCCCGCGGGAGGCTGTCCGCTGGCCGTCTCCGCCCAGCCTGATCCGCAGCTGCTGGCCGCTGGCCTTGACGGCGACGACGACCACGCGTTGCGGGTGGTCACCGCGGCCACCGGAGCCAGCACGGTGCTCGTCGACGGCATCGTCACCGACGGCCCCCGCGATCTCGTGGAGCGGGCCGCCGGGCGCGACTGGCGGGTGGACGCCGACGGCTTCTGGCAGGTCCATCCGTACGCCGCGGACACCCTGGTGGATGCGGTGATGGAGGCGCTGGCGCCGGTCGCCGGCGAGCGGGGCTTCGACCTTTACTGTGGTGTGGGACTCTTCGCCGGGGCGCTCTCCGACGCAGGGGTGCAGATGTGGGGCGTCGAGGTCGACCGGCGGGCGATCGAGCTGGCCCAGACCAACGTCCCGACGGCACGGTTCACCGCCGGCCGGGTCGACCGGCTGCTGCGCCGGATGCCCCGGGCCACCGACCTGGTGGTCCTGGATCCGCCGCGGACCGGCGCCGGCAAGGACGTCATCGATGCGGTCGCCGACCGCAATCCGCGGGCCATCGCCTACGTCGCCTGCGATCCGGCGGCGCTGGGCCGCGACCTGGGCCGGCTCCGCCGACAGGGCTACGAGCTGGCGTCGCTGCGGGCGTTCGACCTGTTCCCCAACACCCATCACGTGGAGTGTGTGGCCACCTGCGTGCCGGCCTGA
- a CDS encoding methionine ABC transporter permease: protein MGPLLGQSVAQTLQMVSLTMLIGAVVGTLIGILLYATRPGNLLEHRVLFAAVNLLVNVVRPIPFVIFISLVQPLSLALTGRSVGTQAAILPMTLMASVVVGRIVEQNLVGIDAGLVEAARAMGASRTRVLLDVVVRESTGPLVLGYTFVFIGVVDMSAVAGYIGGGGLGDLAITYGYQQFNYAVTLLAVVVIIVIVQLAQVIGNRLAHRVMHH from the coding sequence ATGGGACCGCTCCTGGGGCAGTCCGTGGCGCAGACCCTGCAGATGGTGTCCCTGACGATGCTGATCGGGGCGGTGGTCGGGACCCTCATCGGGATCCTGCTCTACGCCACCAGACCGGGCAACCTGCTGGAGCACCGGGTGCTGTTCGCCGCTGTCAACCTGCTGGTCAACGTCGTGCGGCCGATCCCGTTCGTCATCTTCATCTCCCTGGTGCAACCGTTGTCACTCGCGCTGACGGGTCGCTCGGTGGGAACGCAAGCGGCGATCCTCCCGATGACCCTGATGGCCTCGGTCGTGGTCGGCCGCATCGTCGAACAGAACCTCGTCGGGATCGACGCCGGGCTGGTCGAGGCCGCCCGGGCGATGGGCGCCTCCCGGACCAGGGTGCTGCTCGACGTGGTGGTCAGGGAGTCCACTGGGCCCCTGGTCCTCGGCTACACCTTCGTCTTCATCGGTGTGGTCGACATGTCCGCGGTCGCCGGCTACATCGGTGGCGGCGGCCTCGGGGACCTGGCGATCACCTACGGCTACCAGCAGTTCAACTACGCCGTCACCCTGCTCGCGGTCGTGGTGATCATCGTGATCGTCCAGCTCGCCCAGGTGATCGGCAACCGACTGGCGCACCGGGTGATGCACCACTGA